One genomic window of Caballeronia sp. SBC1 includes the following:
- a CDS encoding ParB-like protein encodes MVLHPDNHLIPAKLNALRPTQMTVGYREVIAKREHWKTLGKKARTEAIASHWFPAVLGPENLYYIVDHHHLGLALLEEGVKEVKVAMLKDLSWLDEAIFWRMMEHNQWVHPFGADGSRYDFEHLPKIVTGLTDDPYRSLAGELRRVGGFAKDATPFSEFLWADFLRPRVAESKIRKSFAKALDQAKAVAHTPEARYLPGWSGLIESR; translated from the coding sequence ATGGTCCTGCATCCCGACAATCACCTGATCCCCGCAAAGCTCAACGCATTGCGCCCTACCCAAATGACGGTGGGTTATCGCGAAGTCATCGCGAAGCGCGAGCACTGGAAAACGCTGGGTAAGAAAGCGCGCACAGAGGCCATTGCTTCTCACTGGTTTCCCGCCGTGCTCGGCCCGGAGAATCTCTACTACATCGTGGACCATCATCACCTCGGGCTGGCGTTGCTCGAAGAAGGCGTCAAGGAGGTAAAGGTCGCAATGCTCAAGGACCTCTCGTGGCTGGACGAGGCGATCTTCTGGCGCATGATGGAGCACAACCAGTGGGTGCATCCGTTCGGCGCAGACGGCTCGCGATACGACTTCGAACATCTTCCCAAGATAGTGACCGGTCTGACGGACGATCCGTATAGAAGTCTCGCTGGCGAACTGCGCCGGGTGGGTGGCTTCGCAAAGGATGCAACGCCGTTCAGCGAATTCCTGTGGGCCGATTTCCTGCGTCCGCGGGTGGCCGAGAGCAAGATCCGCAAGAGCTTTGCGAAGGCGCTCGATCAGGCCAAAGCCGTCGCGCATACGCCCGAGGCACGGTATCTGCCGGGCTGGTCCGGGCTGATCGAAAGCCGGTAA
- the mntR gene encoding manganese-binding transcriptional regulator MntR, which yields MRQFVPREKPLIDADSHSEGFRQTREASRLALVEDYVELIADLIEDGNEARQVDIAARLGVAQPTVAKMLARLVAKGLISRKPYRGVFLTDAGREVAQQSRVRHQIVEDFLLSLGVSADTARRDAEGIEHYVSAETLKAFRRAMNKAR from the coding sequence ATGCGCCAATTCGTGCCGCGTGAGAAGCCGCTTATCGATGCCGACAGCCACTCGGAAGGGTTCCGTCAGACACGCGAGGCCAGTCGACTGGCGTTGGTCGAAGACTATGTCGAGCTGATTGCCGATTTGATCGAGGACGGCAATGAAGCACGTCAAGTGGACATTGCTGCGCGACTCGGCGTCGCGCAGCCGACCGTGGCGAAGATGCTGGCCCGCCTGGTGGCGAAGGGCTTAATTTCGCGCAAGCCCTATCGCGGCGTTTTTCTGACGGACGCAGGTCGTGAAGTCGCGCAGCAAAGCCGGGTGCGGCATCAAATTGTCGAAGATTTTCTTCTTTCGCTCGGCGTGAGCGCCGACACGGCTCGGCGCGATGCCGAAGGCATAGAACATTATGTCAGCGCCGAGACTCTCAAGGCGTTCCGCCGCGCCATGAACAAGGCGCGCTGA
- a CDS encoding AAA-associated domain-containing protein, which translates to MLNPKVVSAELLQTPLGSRNEILNLKDVSHGFDKTQSDLLVLDGVNLTLPEGEIVGMLGRSGSGKSTLLRIIAGLIEPTGGDVTYLGKPLDGPAKGVSMVFQTFALFPWLTVLQNVEAGLEALGVGAQKRRERALAAIDLIGLDGFENAYPRELSGGMRQRVGFARALVVDPTLLLMDEPFSALDVLTAENLRTDLLDLWTQGKMPIKSMLIVTHNIEEAVFMCDRILVLSSNPGRVIAEIKVPFAHPRNRLDPVFRSLVDEIYAKMTARQLGEEKKKGLELSSWLPEVSTNLMAGLIETLAADPYHGRADMPEIARTLQLEVDDLFPVAEVLQHLAFAEIREGDIFLTPPARVFAELGTQERKTMFAEHLLRHVPLATQIKKVLNERPGHRAPRVRFEQELEDFLSDSAAKETLDAVINWGRYGEIFSYNDKTELFSLADVES; encoded by the coding sequence ATGCTAAATCCTAAAGTTGTATCTGCCGAATTGCTCCAGACGCCGCTCGGTTCCAGGAATGAAATCCTCAATCTCAAAGACGTGAGCCACGGCTTTGACAAGACCCAGAGCGACCTGCTTGTGCTCGATGGGGTGAACCTCACGCTTCCAGAGGGCGAGATCGTCGGTATGCTCGGCCGCTCCGGGTCGGGCAAGTCAACGCTGCTGCGGATCATCGCGGGGTTGATCGAACCGACCGGCGGCGACGTGACTTACCTTGGCAAACCTCTCGACGGGCCGGCCAAGGGCGTCTCCATGGTGTTCCAGACCTTCGCGCTGTTTCCGTGGCTGACCGTGCTTCAGAACGTGGAGGCGGGGCTGGAGGCGCTCGGCGTTGGCGCGCAGAAGCGGCGTGAGCGCGCGCTGGCAGCCATCGATCTGATCGGCCTGGACGGTTTCGAGAACGCGTATCCGCGTGAGTTGTCGGGCGGGATGCGCCAGCGTGTGGGTTTTGCCCGCGCTTTGGTTGTCGATCCCACGCTCTTGCTGATGGACGAACCTTTCTCCGCGCTCGACGTACTGACCGCCGAGAACTTGCGTACCGACCTGCTCGACCTCTGGACCCAGGGCAAGATGCCGATCAAGTCGATGCTGATCGTCACGCACAACATTGAGGAAGCAGTATTCATGTGTGACCGGATCCTGGTGCTGTCGTCCAATCCGGGGCGGGTGATCGCAGAGATCAAGGTGCCGTTCGCGCATCCGCGCAACCGCCTCGATCCTGTGTTCCGCAGTCTTGTCGACGAAATCTACGCCAAGATGACCGCGCGCCAACTCGGCGAAGAAAAGAAGAAGGGCCTGGAACTGAGCAGCTGGCTGCCGGAGGTCTCGACCAACCTGATGGCCGGTCTGATCGAAACGCTGGCCGCCGATCCGTACCATGGCCGCGCCGATATGCCGGAAATCGCTCGAACCCTGCAGCTCGAGGTTGACGATCTGTTCCCGGTAGCCGAGGTGCTGCAGCATCTCGCTTTTGCGGAAATACGCGAAGGCGATATTTTCCTGACGCCGCCGGCACGCGTATTCGCCGAACTCGGCACGCAAGAGCGCAAGACGATGTTCGCCGAGCATTTGCTGCGACATGTGCCGCTCGCTACCCAGATCAAGAAGGTGCTGAACGAGCGCCCGGGGCACCGTGCGCCGCGCGTGCGCTTCGAGCAGGAACTGGAGGACTTTCTGTCGGATAGCGCCGCGAAGGAGACGCTGGACGCGGTGATCAACTGGGGCCGTTACGGCGAGATCTTCTCGTACAACGACAAGACGGAACTGTTCAGTCTGGCCGACGTGGAATCGTGA
- a CDS encoding YncE family protein translates to MKLSRRAVLGRSLAVPLSLSLSPFMALRSEIANAANAAPSSLAIVMNSGEASVSVIDMASRKVIRTLPTLREPSHWALSQDRNKLYIADASGNALFIVDPRTGTALGHKVIADPYQLGFTPDHRYLVVNALRLDYVDVYRADDLTLAKRFSPGSMPSHLDFSPDSRWSFNSMQGSGTLVSFDLTTMTIRWKTKLGSTPAGVLWHNGKVLVCVMGSDHVAEVDPVTGDVLRRVKTGVGPHNIFLSPDGSTLYVSNRIGGSLVAMDPTTFAILRTYPFHAAGPDDIGIAPDGKLWVTLRFREQVAVLDPKSGAYETIDVGRSPHGIFLNSELSRKGLITAETL, encoded by the coding sequence ATGAAGCTTTCACGTCGCGCAGTGCTTGGCCGTAGCCTCGCCGTTCCCCTGAGCCTGAGTCTGTCGCCATTTATGGCCCTCCGGTCCGAAATCGCTAACGCCGCCAACGCCGCCCCTTCCTCGCTGGCCATTGTGATGAATTCCGGCGAAGCCAGTGTCTCGGTTATCGACATGGCGTCGCGCAAAGTCATCCGTACCTTGCCCACGCTGCGCGAACCGAGTCACTGGGCGCTTTCCCAGGACCGTAACAAGCTCTATATTGCGGACGCCAGCGGCAATGCGTTGTTCATCGTCGATCCGCGTACCGGTACCGCGCTCGGTCACAAGGTCATTGCCGATCCTTACCAGCTTGGCTTTACGCCGGATCATCGCTACCTGGTTGTCAACGCGCTTCGGCTCGACTATGTCGATGTCTATCGCGCTGACGACCTGACCCTCGCCAAGCGTTTCTCGCCCGGCTCCATGCCGAGCCACCTCGATTTCTCGCCGGACTCGCGCTGGAGCTTCAACTCCATGCAAGGCTCGGGAACACTTGTCTCGTTCGACCTGACCACCATGACGATACGCTGGAAGACGAAGCTGGGTTCAACCCCGGCGGGCGTGCTCTGGCACAACGGCAAGGTGCTGGTCTGCGTCATGGGCAGCGACCATGTGGCGGAGGTCGATCCGGTCACGGGTGACGTGCTGCGGCGAGTCAAGACGGGAGTCGGTCCGCATAACATTTTCCTGTCGCCTGACGGCAGCACACTCTACGTATCCAATCGTATTGGCGGGTCCCTGGTCGCCATGGATCCCACCACGTTCGCCATACTACGCACGTATCCGTTCCACGCCGCCGGACCGGACGACATTGGCATCGCGCCGGATGGGAAGTTATGGGTTACGTTGCGCTTTCGCGAACAGGTCGCGGTGCTGGACCCGAAAAGCGGCGCTTACGAGACCATTGATGTGGGGCGCTCGCCGCATGGCATCTTCCTCAATTCCGAGTTGAGCCGTAAGGGCCTGATCACCGCGGAAACCTTGTAA
- a CDS encoding ABC transporter permease subunit: MNFSFNPNRIANASAWRLLPNGWDFVAFPLIICLIAMTAIGFHQTMAPIATLKTQVISLDPASLPEYAMRTTLRMLAAMVASLTFTLVYGTLAAKSRRAEKVLVPILDILQSVPVLGYISFTVTFFLALFPGRVLGAELAAIFAIFTSQAWNMTFSFYQSLRTVPRDLDEVSRGFHLTPWQRFWKLDVPFSMPGLIWNMMMSMSGGWFFVVASEAITVGNNTITLPGIGAYLAQAIADKNLHAVGWVILAMTVVILAYDQLLFRPLVAWADKFRMETTSSGNAPESWLLDLIRRTRLIHRVLVPMGALFANAARIPLRLPSFSGVRFSMPRRRKSSRMGDIVWGALVILLTAYVVYRVIAYVRTGVTLDEVGHVFVLGLITLLRVALLILLSTLVWVPIGVLIGLRPALAEKIQPLAQFLAAFPANLLFPVFVIVIVRFHLNPDIWLSPLIVLGTQWYILFNVIAGASAYPNDYREVAANFRIRGWQWWRKVMLPGIFPYYVTGAITASGGAWNASIVAEFVQWGDTKVVAHGLGAYIAQTTAAGDFPKIILGIAVMSLFVTLFNRTLWRPLYAYAEAKLRLD; the protein is encoded by the coding sequence ATGAACTTCAGTTTTAACCCAAACCGCATCGCGAATGCTTCTGCATGGCGGTTGCTCCCCAACGGTTGGGACTTTGTCGCTTTTCCGCTGATCATCTGCCTGATTGCGATGACCGCGATCGGTTTTCACCAGACGATGGCGCCGATCGCCACGTTAAAAACGCAGGTCATCTCGCTCGATCCGGCGAGTCTGCCCGAGTACGCGATGCGCACCACGCTTCGCATGCTCGCGGCCATGGTTGCGTCGCTGACGTTCACGCTGGTGTACGGCACGCTGGCGGCGAAGAGCCGGCGCGCCGAGAAGGTGTTGGTACCGATCCTCGACATCCTGCAGTCTGTGCCGGTGCTGGGCTACATTTCATTCACGGTCACGTTCTTCCTCGCTCTGTTTCCAGGGCGCGTGCTAGGCGCGGAACTCGCGGCAATCTTCGCGATCTTCACAAGCCAGGCGTGGAACATGACATTCAGCTTTTATCAGTCGCTGCGCACCGTGCCACGTGATCTCGACGAAGTGTCGCGCGGCTTTCACCTGACTCCATGGCAGCGCTTCTGGAAGCTGGACGTGCCGTTTTCAATGCCTGGCCTCATCTGGAACATGATGATGTCGATGTCGGGCGGCTGGTTTTTCGTCGTTGCATCGGAGGCGATCACCGTCGGCAACAATACGATCACGCTGCCGGGAATCGGGGCGTATCTCGCGCAGGCCATTGCCGACAAAAATCTTCACGCGGTCGGCTGGGTGATCCTCGCGATGACCGTGGTGATTCTCGCGTATGACCAGTTGCTGTTCCGCCCGCTCGTTGCATGGGCCGACAAGTTCCGCATGGAAACCACCAGCTCAGGCAATGCGCCCGAGTCGTGGCTGCTGGACCTGATCCGCCGCACGCGGCTGATTCATCGCGTGCTCGTGCCCATGGGCGCGCTCTTTGCGAATGCCGCACGTATCCCGCTGCGCCTGCCGTCTTTCAGCGGTGTACGTTTCAGCATGCCGCGCAGACGGAAGTCATCGCGCATGGGCGACATTGTCTGGGGTGCGTTGGTGATCCTGCTGACGGCGTATGTTGTCTATCGCGTGATCGCGTATGTACGGACCGGTGTCACGCTCGACGAAGTCGGCCACGTGTTCGTGCTTGGCCTCATCACGCTGCTTCGCGTGGCCCTGCTGATCCTGCTCTCCACATTGGTATGGGTGCCTATCGGGGTGTTGATCGGACTGCGGCCGGCGCTGGCGGAGAAGATCCAGCCGCTTGCGCAATTTCTTGCCGCGTTCCCGGCAAACCTGTTGTTCCCGGTGTTCGTGATTGTGATCGTGCGTTTCCACTTGAACCCCGACATCTGGCTGTCGCCGCTGATCGTGCTCGGCACGCAGTGGTACATCCTGTTCAACGTGATTGCGGGCGCGAGCGCGTATCCCAACGACTATCGCGAAGTGGCCGCGAACTTCCGCATCCGCGGCTGGCAATGGTGGCGCAAGGTCATGCTGCCCGGCATCTTCCCGTATTACGTCACGGGCGCGATCACCGCGTCGGGCGGCGCGTGGAATGCCAGCATTGTGGCGGAGTTCGTCCAGTGGGGCGACACCAAGGTCGTCGCGCACGGGCTTGGCGCATATATCGCGCAGACCACGGCCGCCGGCGACTTTCCGAAGATCATCCTGGGCATTGCGGTGATGTCCTTGTTCGTGACCCTGTTCAACCGCACGTTGTGGCGCCCGCTGTACGCCTATGCCGAAGCCAAGCTTCGGCTCGATTGA
- a CDS encoding Nramp family divalent metal transporter has product MSSTTSRSTLTDRTTEAIHDVLAGRRQGLRSVLLFAGPAVIASIAYMDPGNFATNIQAGSQFGYSLLWVVLMANMIAMLFQALSAKLGIVTGRNLAEMCREQFSRPTVYAMWGVSEVAAMATDLAEFLGGAIALSLLFKLPLISGMLITAIVTYGILLFEKNGFRPMEIIIGTFVGVIGLCYLAEMFIAPVSWGLVGFHSVVPTLPNAEALTISVGIVGATVMPHAIYLHSGLTQGRAPGSNPRERKILLRFSNWEVVIALSIAGLINMAMVIMASSAFHAGHSDVAEIETAYHTLTPLLGAGAAAVFLISLISSGVSSSVVGTMAGQMIMQGFVGFRIPVWLRRLVTMVPAFIVVALGVNATQALVLSQVVLSFALPIPMVALVLFTRRKDIMGEFANSRLTDVVAVVSTIIILALNMVLLLQTCGVKVPGLPSS; this is encoded by the coding sequence ATGTCGAGTACCACGAGCAGGAGTACCCTGACCGATCGCACCACTGAGGCTATTCACGACGTGCTCGCGGGCCGGCGGCAAGGGCTGCGTTCCGTGTTGCTATTCGCAGGACCCGCGGTGATTGCGTCTATCGCCTATATGGATCCGGGCAACTTCGCGACCAATATCCAGGCGGGGTCGCAGTTCGGCTATTCGCTGCTTTGGGTTGTGTTGATGGCCAACATGATTGCGATGCTATTCCAGGCATTGTCGGCCAAACTCGGGATCGTGACGGGCCGCAACCTGGCCGAGATGTGCCGTGAGCAGTTTTCCCGTCCGACCGTCTATGCCATGTGGGGCGTAAGCGAAGTGGCTGCCATGGCCACTGACCTGGCCGAATTTCTCGGTGGGGCGATTGCACTGTCGCTACTTTTCAAGCTGCCTCTTATCTCCGGCATGTTGATCACGGCGATCGTTACCTACGGCATTCTGCTGTTTGAGAAGAACGGTTTCCGGCCAATGGAAATTATCATTGGGACGTTTGTGGGAGTGATCGGGCTGTGCTACCTCGCCGAGATGTTTATCGCGCCTGTTTCCTGGGGACTAGTAGGCTTTCATTCCGTCGTACCTACATTGCCCAATGCCGAAGCACTGACGATTTCGGTCGGCATTGTAGGCGCGACCGTCATGCCACACGCGATCTACCTGCACTCGGGACTTACGCAGGGGCGAGCCCCGGGGAGTAATCCGCGCGAACGGAAGATTCTGCTACGTTTCTCGAACTGGGAGGTCGTCATTGCCCTTTCGATCGCGGGGCTCATTAATATGGCAATGGTCATTATGGCGAGCTCCGCTTTTCATGCCGGTCACAGTGACGTCGCGGAAATCGAGACTGCTTATCACACGCTCACGCCGTTGCTCGGCGCGGGTGCCGCCGCCGTGTTCCTGATTTCCCTCATCAGCTCGGGGGTTTCCAGTTCGGTAGTAGGCACGATGGCCGGGCAAATGATCATGCAGGGCTTCGTTGGCTTTCGCATTCCGGTCTGGCTGCGGCGCCTCGTTACCATGGTGCCCGCCTTCATTGTGGTCGCGCTTGGTGTGAATGCCACCCAGGCATTAGTGCTCAGTCAAGTCGTCCTGTCATTTGCCTTGCCGATTCCGATGGTGGCCCTGGTCTTGTTCACCCGTCGCAAGGACATCATGGGCGAGTTTGCCAACAGCCGTCTGACGGACGTAGTGGCGGTCGTGTCCACAATAATTATTCTCGCTTTGAATATGGTTTTGCTGCTTCAGACTTGCGGCGTCAAGGTGCCAGGGTTGCCTTCGAGTTAG